One Corynebacterium uterequi DNA segment encodes these proteins:
- a CDS encoding DNA-3-methyladenine glycosylase I, with amino-acid sequence MTEFLLGSDEPADDPTASPDLIPGDDGLLRPAWAARNDLLRHYYDTEWGMPITDEAGMYERLVLEGFQAGLSWLTILRKRPAFRRAFDGFDPDLVAAYGESEVERLMADAAIVRNRRKIEAAITNAQATLRLRDDGGLAGLVWSFQPAETPRPHSAAEVPSTSPESIALARELKRRGFRFVGPTTVFALMEAVGVVDTHLVGSHRRGSSGIWPD; translated from the coding sequence ATGACCGAATTTCTGCTTGGCTCCGACGAACCCGCCGACGATCCCACCGCCTCACCCGACTTGATACCCGGCGACGACGGCTTACTCCGGCCCGCGTGGGCGGCCCGCAACGATCTGCTGCGCCACTACTACGACACCGAATGGGGCATGCCCATCACCGACGAGGCCGGCATGTACGAACGCCTGGTCCTGGAGGGTTTTCAGGCTGGGCTGTCGTGGCTGACCATCTTGCGCAAACGCCCGGCGTTTCGCCGCGCGTTCGACGGCTTCGACCCCGACCTGGTCGCCGCCTACGGCGAGTCCGAGGTGGAACGGTTGATGGCCGACGCCGCCATTGTGCGCAACCGGCGCAAAATCGAGGCCGCTATAACCAACGCCCAGGCGACGCTGCGGCTGCGGGACGACGGTGGGCTCGCCGGCCTGGTGTGGTCCTTCCAACCGGCCGAAACGCCTCGACCGCATTCGGCCGCGGAGGTGCCGTCGACGAGCCCGGAATCGATCGCCCTGGCCCGTGAACTCAAGCGACGCGGCTTCCGATTCGTCGGACCCACCACGGTGTTCGCGCTCATGGAGGCCGTCGGCGTGGTCGATACCCACCTGGTGGGCTCCCATCGCCGCGGCAGCTCAGGTATCTGGCCGGACTAG
- a CDS encoding methylated-DNA--[protein]-cysteine S-methyltransferase: MSARFVDEDSPIGVLRLIADGPGLAYVAFLAVERPPEAFATAVASPDDELLAEARRQLREYFAGVRRRFMVPLAGAGSSFRWRAQQTLGRIGFAETWNYGELAAAAGNPRAVRAAGSACATNPVPLFLPCHRVIRADGSAGGYRGGPAAKLWLLEHERAVLASTPEPRTKDGRRT, encoded by the coding sequence ATGAGCGCGCGCTTCGTGGACGAAGACTCCCCTATCGGCGTCCTCAGGCTCATCGCCGACGGCCCCGGGCTCGCCTACGTGGCGTTCCTCGCCGTCGAACGCCCACCCGAGGCCTTCGCCACGGCGGTGGCGTCCCCGGACGACGAGCTGCTCGCCGAGGCCCGCCGCCAGCTGCGGGAGTACTTCGCCGGGGTGCGTCGGCGCTTTATGGTCCCGCTGGCTGGTGCCGGCTCGAGCTTTAGGTGGCGTGCCCAACAGACACTAGGCCGTATCGGTTTTGCAGAAACATGGAACTATGGCGAGCTCGCCGCAGCTGCCGGCAATCCTCGGGCTGTCCGGGCAGCCGGCTCCGCGTGCGCGACGAACCCCGTGCCGCTGTTTCTTCCCTGCCACCGCGTGATCCGCGCCGACGGCAGCGCCGGCGGATATCGCGGTGGCCCGGCGGCAAAACTGTGGCTGCTCGAACATGAACGCGCAGTGCTCGCGTCGACCCCGGAACCGCGCACGAAGGACGGACGTCGAACCTAG
- a CDS encoding DoxX family protein, translating into MDRPAVRDAALLIVRVVIGVVFVAHGYDKFFLTGLTETTGQFSAWGVPQPGISAIVAGLSEMIGGALLVVGLLSTVVAGALALMMVAAVYFVHLDAGFFVAQGGGEYAAVLMVTLLVIVVFGAGRASLDRVLASA; encoded by the coding sequence ATGGATAGACCGGCAGTGAGGGATGCGGCGTTGCTGATCGTGCGCGTGGTCATAGGGGTGGTGTTCGTTGCACACGGCTATGACAAGTTCTTCCTCACCGGTCTGACGGAAACGACGGGGCAATTCTCGGCGTGGGGCGTGCCGCAACCGGGGATCTCGGCGATCGTTGCCGGCCTCTCGGAAATGATCGGCGGGGCGCTGCTGGTGGTGGGCCTGCTGTCTACCGTGGTGGCCGGCGCTTTGGCGTTAATGATGGTGGCGGCGGTGTACTTCGTCCACCTCGACGCGGGGTTCTTCGTCGCCCAGGGCGGCGGCGAGTATGCCGCGGTGCTGATGGTGACGCTGCTGGTCATCGTCGTGTTCGGTGCCGGCCGGGCGAGCCTTGACAGGGTTTTGGCGAGTGCTTAG
- a CDS encoding zf-HC2 domain-containing protein, protein MLSHDEIQSAISARLDGEPAGLDDAVIDAHVQACPECSAFQTRAAHLSAALMYVESPHDGMSPPPDLADTILAGVDPQWRRGMASRRAWLATARVVLVVLAVLYAVWAVRTVGATDGVAPVGADGLTLDPQAHPETVRALIETAGLRFSLAVGLAMCAWRPQLIAGFIVIPATLAAFLVGFTARDVVLGWFAPGQLLSLVVLVVTVFTLVAAWVADQGLVVSQAWRALRSDPL, encoded by the coding sequence GTGCTTAGCCACGACGAGATCCAGTCGGCCATCTCCGCCCGCCTCGACGGTGAACCCGCCGGCCTCGACGACGCCGTCATTGACGCACACGTGCAAGCCTGCCCGGAATGCAGCGCCTTTCAGACTCGGGCCGCGCACTTATCGGCGGCGTTGATGTACGTTGAATCGCCGCACGACGGGATGAGCCCGCCGCCCGACCTGGCGGACACCATTCTTGCCGGCGTGGACCCGCAGTGGCGCCGCGGGATGGCGAGCCGGCGGGCCTGGCTGGCCACCGCCCGCGTGGTGCTCGTGGTGCTGGCAGTGCTGTACGCGGTGTGGGCGGTGCGCACCGTGGGGGCCACGGACGGGGTCGCGCCCGTCGGTGCGGATGGGCTCACTCTCGATCCGCAGGCCCACCCGGAGACCGTCCGCGCACTCATAGAAACGGCGGGGTTGCGTTTCTCCCTGGCGGTGGGGTTGGCGATGTGTGCGTGGCGGCCTCAGCTCATTGCCGGGTTCATCGTGATTCCGGCAACCTTGGCGGCGTTCCTCGTTGGCTTTACCGCCCGCGACGTTGTCCTCGGCTGGTTCGCGCCGGGGCAGCTTCTGAGCTTGGTGGTGCTGGTGGTGACGGTCTTCACGCTGGTCGCGGCGTGGGTGGCGGACCAGGGGCTGGTGGTCAGCCAAGCATGGCGGGCGCTGCGATCGGACCCGTTGTAG
- a CDS encoding dolichyl-phosphate-mannose--protein mannosyltransferase, with protein MYSPTTSPRHAHPNAPACPPAPRRYLYTRADAWSTALIALLALISRVSGLTLPTSQGTPVFDEKHYVPQAWDMVRSNANPLVGGIESNPGFGLVVHPPLGKQLLAVGEMVFGYTPAGWRVMTALFGVGVVLLVMELARRLSHSWLVGFIAGLLAVCDGVLLVGAKFGMLDIFQVFFITAAALALAIDHEQLRHRIHASYTAGYLATCGLGYRAGVRWWRFTAGVMLGLAVSVKWSGLYYMAFFGLLSVALDAALRRRYGVRRPTSGALLLDAIPAFASLVIVPILLYAWSFRAWFASETSVYRHAAADGSIDANSWLHHLPDALAGWFYYHAQVLEFHSSLTSSSGNSHPWDSKPWSWLAATRPVLYSSASDIACADTTCRSAIYLFGTPPIWWLTVPVLCFATWRLLRGDRRYVIPLVAFAAGFLPWLAAFDRQMYFFYAMPLAPFTIVLLALATGDAIGHGRPRAWTRHLAGHVLTTGTFLAIVYVASVVAAFFYWLPLFYGILVPDWYYWQLMWLPSWS; from the coding sequence GTGTACAGCCCGACCACTTCCCCGCGCCACGCGCACCCCAATGCGCCAGCGTGCCCGCCGGCGCCGCGTCGCTACCTGTACACGCGCGCCGACGCATGGTCGACCGCACTGATCGCCCTCCTCGCCCTCATCAGCCGGGTATCGGGACTAACCTTGCCCACGTCCCAGGGAACGCCAGTCTTCGACGAAAAACACTACGTTCCCCAGGCCTGGGACATGGTACGCAGCAACGCCAACCCCCTCGTGGGCGGCATCGAATCCAACCCCGGCTTCGGGCTGGTGGTCCACCCACCGCTGGGCAAGCAGCTGTTGGCTGTAGGCGAGATGGTCTTCGGCTACACGCCCGCCGGTTGGCGTGTCATGACCGCGCTCTTCGGCGTTGGCGTGGTCCTACTGGTCATGGAACTTGCCCGCCGGCTCAGCCACTCCTGGCTGGTCGGCTTTATCGCCGGGCTGTTGGCGGTGTGCGACGGCGTCCTGCTCGTCGGCGCCAAGTTCGGAATGCTCGACATTTTCCAGGTCTTCTTCATCACCGCCGCAGCGCTGGCCCTCGCCATCGACCACGAACAGCTACGCCACCGCATCCATGCCTCCTACACCGCCGGGTACCTCGCCACCTGCGGCCTCGGCTACCGGGCCGGCGTCCGCTGGTGGCGCTTCACCGCCGGCGTCATGCTCGGACTCGCGGTGTCCGTGAAATGGTCGGGTCTGTACTACATGGCGTTCTTCGGGCTGCTCTCCGTCGCCCTCGACGCGGCGCTGCGTCGCCGCTACGGAGTCCGCCGCCCCACGTCCGGCGCACTGCTGCTCGACGCCATCCCCGCTTTCGCCTCGCTGGTCATCGTGCCCATCTTGCTCTACGCCTGGTCCTTCCGCGCCTGGTTCGCCAGCGAAACCTCGGTGTACCGCCACGCCGCCGCCGACGGCTCCATCGACGCCAACTCGTGGCTGCACCATCTACCGGACGCCCTCGCCGGCTGGTTCTACTACCACGCTCAGGTCCTCGAGTTTCACAGCAGCCTGACCTCCTCCTCGGGTAATTCCCACCCCTGGGACTCCAAACCCTGGTCATGGCTGGCCGCCACCCGGCCGGTGCTCTACTCCTCCGCCTCCGACATCGCCTGCGCCGACACCACCTGCCGCTCCGCGATCTACCTCTTCGGCACCCCGCCGATCTGGTGGCTCACCGTGCCCGTGCTCTGCTTCGCAACATGGCGCCTGCTGCGGGGGGATCGACGCTACGTCATCCCCCTCGTTGCCTTCGCCGCCGGTTTTCTCCCCTGGCTGGCGGCGTTCGACCGCCAGATGTACTTCTTCTACGCCATGCCGCTGGCCCCGTTCACCATCGTGCTGCTGGCCCTGGCCACCGGGGACGCCATCGGCCACGGCCGTCCGCGAGCCTGGACGCGCCACCTGGCCGGTCATGTCCTCACGACGGGAACATTCCTCGCCATCGTCTACGTCGCGTCCGTGGTGGCGGCCTTCTTCTATTGGTTGCCGCTGTTCTACGGCATCCTCGTCCCCGACTGGTACTACTGGCAGCTTATGTGGCTACCGAGCTGGTCTTAA
- the rsmI gene encoding 16S rRNA (cytidine(1402)-2'-O)-methyltransferase, with translation MDTCARREPEDLPRGVIVAATPLGNIGDASPRLVAALASADVIAAEDTRRTRALASALGVQLRAEVISNFDHNEQSRVERLLDAARHGSVLVVTDAGMPLVSDPGLSLVNAAHDAGVAVTCLPGPSAVPTALALSGLNVGHFLFDGFAPRKAGARRSWLESLIGQPRAVCFFESPHRLAETLAAAAEVLGDRRAAVCRELTKTYEEVRRGSLAELAEWAADGVRGEITVVIEGATGEEAAEAPEDLVGDVEELVDQGMRLKDACRQVAQGRGVSHKQLYEAVLQARRDR, from the coding sequence ATGGATACCTGTGCGCGACGAGAGCCCGAGGACCTGCCCCGCGGGGTGATTGTGGCGGCGACGCCGTTGGGCAACATTGGCGACGCGTCGCCGCGGCTGGTTGCCGCGTTGGCCTCGGCGGATGTCATCGCCGCGGAGGATACTCGGCGCACGCGGGCGTTGGCCAGTGCGCTGGGGGTGCAGCTGCGGGCTGAGGTGATCTCGAATTTCGATCACAATGAGCAGTCGCGTGTGGAGCGGCTGCTCGACGCTGCCCGGCACGGCAGTGTCCTGGTGGTGACGGATGCGGGGATGCCGTTGGTGTCCGACCCTGGGCTGTCGCTCGTTAACGCCGCGCACGACGCCGGGGTCGCGGTGACGTGCCTGCCTGGGCCCTCGGCTGTGCCGACGGCCCTGGCGCTGTCGGGGCTCAACGTCGGACATTTCCTTTTTGACGGTTTCGCGCCCCGGAAGGCGGGAGCCCGCCGCAGTTGGTTGGAGTCGCTGATTGGGCAGCCGCGGGCGGTGTGTTTCTTTGAATCGCCGCATCGGTTGGCGGAGACGTTGGCCGCGGCCGCGGAGGTTCTGGGTGATCGACGCGCGGCGGTGTGCCGGGAGTTGACCAAGACGTACGAGGAGGTTCGCCGCGGCAGCCTCGCCGAGCTGGCTGAGTGGGCTGCTGACGGGGTGCGCGGGGAGATCACCGTGGTCATCGAGGGGGCAACGGGCGAGGAAGCAGCGGAGGCCCCGGAGGATCTGGTGGGCGACGTCGAGGAACTCGTCGATCAGGGGATGCGCTTGAAGGACGCGTGCCGGCAGGTGGCGCAGGGGCGTGGGGTGAGCCATAAGCAGTTGTACGAGGCGGTACTTCAAGCGCGGCGTGACCGGTAG
- a CDS encoding BCCT family transporter, with amino-acid sequence MSHMSAHETPHRQPDQPAAPDAAGEDYRSVREELDSASATSQLAAMLTDENLLAGTDAGQDADGEKELPEHSYSVDWSVVGPAAVLVAAVVIWGLAAAESFSAAATAAFTWVLDSLGWAFVLFGTVFVIFVLCVAFSRFGSIKLGAQDEEPEFRTTSWVAMMFAAGMGIGLMFYGASEPLSFYRDGVPGHEPNEVGTAMATAMFHWTLHPWAIYAIVGLAIGYSTFRVGRRQLISSSFVPLIGEKAATGVLGKLIDILSIFATVFGTACSLGLGALQIRAGLVASGFVDNPSNTTILVVVLILTLAFVLSALSGVGKGIQYLSNTNMVLAALLAVFVFAFGPTITQLNLIPGAVGTYLSQFFEMAGRTAESADGNAAEWISGWTIFYWAWWISWSPFVGMFLARISRGRTVREFCLGVMIVPSALSTVWFAIFGGTAISMEQNGTSIVSDLGTEAQLFNLLHNLPLGTIMGVVAVVLLGTFFITSADSASTVMGSMSQRGKSDAAGWLSATWGVLAALVGLTLLLGGGDDALNAVQNVTIVAATPFLLIVVCLMVAILKDLRNDVIYLDHREHQRFQRQLAIERRKYREKAYLEAQKQRRRAMLHRKPSRER; translated from the coding sequence ATGAGCCATATGTCTGCACACGAAACGCCACATCGTCAACCAGATCAGCCAGCGGCACCCGACGCCGCTGGCGAAGACTACCGCTCCGTGCGCGAGGAATTAGACTCCGCGAGCGCAACCAGCCAGCTCGCCGCAATGCTCACCGACGAGAACCTCCTCGCCGGCACCGACGCTGGCCAAGACGCCGACGGCGAGAAGGAACTGCCGGAGCACTCCTACTCGGTCGACTGGTCCGTCGTCGGCCCGGCTGCCGTGCTAGTTGCCGCCGTCGTCATCTGGGGCCTCGCCGCCGCAGAGAGCTTCTCCGCCGCGGCCACCGCCGCGTTCACCTGGGTCCTGGACAGCCTCGGCTGGGCCTTCGTCCTCTTCGGCACGGTGTTCGTCATTTTCGTGTTGTGCGTCGCCTTTAGCCGCTTCGGCTCCATCAAGCTCGGCGCCCAGGACGAAGAACCCGAATTCCGCACCACCTCCTGGGTGGCCATGATGTTCGCCGCGGGCATGGGCATTGGCCTGATGTTCTACGGCGCCTCCGAGCCGCTGTCCTTCTATCGCGACGGCGTACCCGGACACGAACCGAACGAGGTCGGCACCGCGATGGCCACCGCAATGTTCCACTGGACGCTGCACCCGTGGGCCATCTACGCCATCGTCGGACTGGCCATCGGCTATTCCACGTTCCGCGTCGGGCGTCGGCAGCTGATTTCCTCCTCCTTCGTGCCGCTGATCGGGGAGAAGGCGGCGACCGGCGTGCTCGGCAAGCTCATCGACATTCTGTCTATCTTCGCCACCGTTTTCGGCACCGCCTGCTCCCTGGGGTTGGGCGCACTGCAGATCCGCGCCGGCCTGGTCGCTTCGGGCTTCGTCGATAACCCGTCGAACACGACCATCCTCGTCGTCGTGCTCATCCTCACCCTGGCGTTCGTCCTCTCCGCACTGTCCGGCGTGGGCAAGGGCATCCAGTACCTGTCCAACACCAACATGGTGCTGGCCGCCCTTCTCGCCGTGTTCGTCTTCGCCTTTGGCCCCACGATCACCCAGCTCAACCTCATCCCCGGCGCCGTCGGCACCTACCTCTCTCAGTTCTTTGAGATGGCCGGTCGCACCGCCGAAAGCGCCGACGGCAATGCCGCGGAGTGGATCTCCGGCTGGACCATCTTCTACTGGGCCTGGTGGATCTCCTGGTCGCCCTTCGTCGGCATGTTCCTCGCCCGCATTTCCCGAGGACGCACGGTCCGTGAGTTCTGCCTTGGCGTCATGATTGTCCCGAGTGCGCTGTCGACCGTGTGGTTCGCTATCTTCGGTGGCACCGCCATCAGCATGGAGCAAAACGGCACCTCCATCGTCTCTGACTTGGGTACCGAGGCCCAGCTGTTCAACCTCCTGCACAACTTGCCACTGGGCACGATCATGGGCGTGGTCGCCGTCGTCCTGCTCGGTACGTTCTTCATCACATCGGCGGACTCGGCCTCCACCGTCATGGGGTCGATGTCCCAGCGCGGCAAGTCCGACGCCGCCGGCTGGCTGTCCGCCACGTGGGGCGTGCTGGCGGCGCTGGTGGGTTTGACGCTGCTGCTCGGCGGCGGCGATGACGCCCTCAACGCGGTTCAAAACGTCACCATCGTTGCCGCGACGCCCTTCCTGCTCATCGTCGTCTGCCTCATGGTTGCCATCCTTAAGGACTTGCGCAACGACGTCATCTACCTCGATCACCGAGAGCACCAACGTTTCCAACGCCAGCTGGCCATCGAGCGCCGCAAGTACCGGGAGAAGGCGTACCTGGAGGCGCAGAAGCAACGTCGACGCGCGATGCTGCACCGCAAGCCCTCCCGCGAGCGTTAA
- the metG gene encoding methionine--tRNA ligase encodes MTVPDTSTPVLVFAAWPYANGPRHIGHVAGFAVPADVFARYQRMSGAKVLMVSGTDEHGTPLLVQADKEGVSVKEMADRYNRQIVEDLTGLGLSYDLFTRTTTRNHYAVVQELFKGLYDNGYMIRQTTLGAISPSTGRTLPDRYIEGTCPICGATDARGDQCDTCGNQLDPADLIDPRSKINGETPKFIETEHFLLDLPSIASSLGEWLKTRTDWRPNVLKFALNLLDDLRPRAMTRDIDWGIPVPVEGWQDNNAKKLYVWFDAVIGYLSASIEWAHRIGDEDAWKNWWHNPQAPAYYFMGKDNITFHAQIWPAELLGYMGKGDKGGTLHKYGELNLPTEVVSSEFLMMSGSKFSSSKGVVIYVKDFLAEFGPDALRYFIAVAGPENTDTDFTWEEFVRRVNNELANGWGNLVNRTVSMAYKNFQAVPTPGELSEDDVRLLDQAAAAFDEVGASLAKAKFKNGITAVMQLVGEANAYIAAQEPWKLAKLDGATEPGSRLATVLWTALQVVSDCNVMLTPYLPHLAQRVHETLGRDGVWAALPEIRDVVDDSPEQPVGVGVPEQGQSYPVITGDYASQAATWARVDVVPGTTLSKPKPLVAKLDPELAETGPEWAPVHK; translated from the coding sequence ATGACTGTGCCTGACACCTCCACCCCCGTACTCGTTTTTGCGGCGTGGCCCTACGCCAACGGCCCGCGCCACATCGGCCACGTGGCCGGCTTCGCGGTCCCGGCGGACGTTTTCGCCCGCTACCAGCGCATGAGCGGTGCGAAGGTCCTCATGGTGTCGGGTACGGACGAGCACGGCACCCCGCTGCTGGTTCAGGCGGACAAGGAAGGGGTGTCCGTCAAGGAGATGGCGGATCGGTACAACCGGCAGATCGTCGAGGACCTCACCGGCTTGGGGCTGTCCTACGACCTGTTCACCCGCACCACGACGCGCAACCACTACGCCGTGGTCCAGGAACTCTTTAAGGGTCTCTACGACAACGGTTACATGATCCGGCAGACCACCCTCGGCGCTATCTCGCCGTCGACGGGGCGAACCCTGCCGGACCGCTACATCGAGGGAACGTGCCCCATCTGCGGGGCCACCGACGCCCGCGGCGACCAGTGCGACACCTGCGGCAACCAGCTCGACCCGGCGGATCTCATCGACCCGCGCTCCAAGATCAACGGGGAAACCCCGAAGTTCATCGAGACGGAGCACTTCCTGCTCGACCTGCCGTCCATCGCTTCCAGCCTGGGCGAGTGGCTTAAGACCCGCACGGACTGGCGCCCCAACGTGCTGAAATTCGCCCTCAACCTGCTCGATGACCTGCGCCCGCGCGCCATGACCCGCGACATCGACTGGGGTATCCCGGTTCCGGTAGAGGGCTGGCAGGACAATAACGCCAAGAAGCTCTACGTGTGGTTTGACGCGGTGATCGGCTACCTCTCTGCCTCTATTGAGTGGGCGCACCGCATCGGCGACGAGGACGCCTGGAAGAACTGGTGGCACAATCCTCAGGCCCCGGCCTACTACTTCATGGGCAAGGACAACATCACCTTCCACGCGCAGATCTGGCCCGCCGAGTTGCTGGGTTACATGGGCAAGGGCGACAAGGGTGGGACGCTGCACAAGTACGGCGAACTCAACCTGCCCACCGAGGTGGTCTCCTCCGAGTTCCTCATGATGAGCGGGTCCAAGTTCTCCTCCTCCAAGGGCGTGGTCATCTACGTCAAGGACTTCCTCGCCGAGTTCGGCCCCGACGCGCTGCGCTACTTCATCGCCGTCGCCGGCCCGGAGAACACGGACACGGACTTCACGTGGGAAGAGTTCGTGCGACGGGTCAACAACGAACTCGCTAACGGCTGGGGAAACCTGGTCAACCGCACCGTGTCCATGGCGTACAAGAACTTCCAGGCGGTACCGACCCCTGGGGAACTCAGCGAGGACGACGTCCGGCTGCTGGACCAGGCGGCCGCCGCGTTCGACGAGGTGGGCGCGTCGCTGGCCAAGGCGAAGTTCAAAAACGGCATCACCGCCGTCATGCAGTTGGTTGGCGAGGCGAATGCCTACATCGCCGCGCAGGAGCCGTGGAAGCTGGCAAAGCTCGACGGCGCCACGGAGCCAGGGTCCCGGCTGGCCACCGTGCTGTGGACCGCGCTGCAGGTGGTCAGCGACTGCAACGTCATGCTCACCCCGTACCTTCCGCACCTCGCGCAGCGGGTGCACGAGACTCTGGGGCGCGACGGCGTCTGGGCGGCCCTGCCGGAGATCCGGGACGTCGTCGACGATTCCCCCGAGCAGCCGGTGGGCGTCGGCGTGCCCGAACAGGGGCAGAGTTACCCGGTCATCACGGGCGACTACGCCTCGCAGGCGGCCACGTGGGCCCGCGTCGACGTCGTGCCTGGAACCACATTGAGCAAGCCGAAGCCGCTGGTGGCCAAGCTGGACCCGGAGCTTGCTGAGACCGGCCCCGAGTGGGCCCCCGTGCACAAGTAA
- a CDS encoding TatD family hydrolase, translated as MSKKKPRPTPVPARTIPGLIDAHTHLASAGATTAEDVAAMMERADAAGVRWVCTVGDGLAEARQALDAARGHERVFAACAIHPTRAAELTEAARAELTDMAADPRCVAIGETGIDTYWLTHAPDSTAPLDVQEEALRWHIDLACSSGKALMIHNREGDEELLRILDDAPRPREVILHCFSSPLNVAREALDRGYVLSFAGNVTFKRNDELRAAAALAPVGQWLIETDAPYMTPEPFRGARNEPSLIGHTAEVVAQARGMAVEELATEVTATFARVYQVG; from the coding sequence ATGTCGAAGAAGAAGCCCCGCCCCACCCCTGTTCCGGCCCGGACCATCCCTGGCCTCATCGACGCGCATACCCACCTTGCCTCCGCAGGGGCGACGACCGCCGAGGACGTCGCCGCCATGATGGAGCGAGCCGACGCCGCTGGCGTGCGGTGGGTGTGCACGGTAGGCGACGGCTTAGCCGAAGCCCGGCAGGCGCTCGACGCCGCCCGCGGCCATGAGCGTGTTTTCGCCGCGTGTGCGATTCATCCCACCCGCGCCGCAGAGCTGACGGAAGCAGCCCGGGCTGAACTGACCGACATGGCGGCGGATCCCCGCTGCGTGGCGATTGGGGAGACCGGCATCGATACCTACTGGCTGACCCACGCTCCGGACAGCACCGCGCCCCTGGATGTGCAGGAAGAGGCGCTGCGCTGGCACATCGACCTCGCATGTTCGAGTGGTAAGGCGCTGATGATCCACAACCGGGAGGGAGACGAGGAGCTGCTGCGCATACTCGACGACGCCCCGCGCCCTCGAGAGGTCATCCTGCACTGTTTTTCCTCGCCGCTTAACGTCGCGCGAGAGGCGCTGGATCGGGGATACGTGTTGAGCTTTGCGGGCAACGTGACGTTTAAACGCAACGACGAGCTGCGGGCCGCGGCAGCCCTGGCGCCGGTGGGGCAGTGGCTCATTGAGACCGACGCGCCCTACATGACCCCGGAGCCGTTCCGGGGCGCGCGCAACGAACCGTCGCTCATCGGGCATACGGCGGAAGTGGTGGCGCAGGCCCGCGGGATGGCCGTCGAGGAGCTGGCTACGGAGGTCACGGCGACATTCGCGCGGGTGTATCAGGTCGGCTAG
- a CDS encoding resuscitation-promoting factor — protein sequence MANTKTHIGQKLPLKRMAAGSVVGALAVGGAVVTVAYKDVTIDYDGESIQLSTLAGDVAGALERAQVDVEPGDVVSPAPGTPLTSGTHITINTLKPVALVIDGRETPVESTAQTVGALLAENPALTRGAHVAEDVNQPLTDGMKVTVTTPKIVAIDDAGSVTFTQVAVSTVKDALAAQGITLGKHDRVSPALNSPVTDNLDITIDRVTIEETTEKVTVESPVEYVDDPEAEAGTESVVSQGKDGETEVRTRVTTVNGVEESSEVVEEKVITKPTVTTIARGTKPSVSLSAPSIGSGSVWDSIAQCESGGNWGIDTGNGYSGGLQFAPSTWLGYGGGQYAPTAAQASREQQIDIAQRVQAAQGWGAWPACTAKLGIR from the coding sequence ATGGCTAACACGAAGACCCACATCGGCCAGAAGCTGCCCCTCAAGCGCATGGCGGCCGGCAGCGTGGTCGGTGCCCTAGCCGTGGGTGGTGCCGTGGTCACCGTCGCCTACAAGGACGTCACGATTGACTACGACGGTGAATCGATCCAGCTGTCCACCCTGGCTGGTGACGTCGCCGGCGCCCTAGAGCGCGCACAGGTGGATGTCGAGCCCGGCGACGTCGTCTCCCCGGCCCCCGGCACGCCGCTGACCAGTGGTACTCACATCACGATTAACACGCTCAAGCCGGTCGCCCTCGTCATCGACGGCCGCGAGACCCCCGTCGAATCCACCGCTCAGACGGTGGGTGCTCTGTTGGCCGAAAACCCCGCGCTCACTCGCGGTGCCCACGTAGCCGAGGACGTCAACCAGCCGTTGACCGATGGGATGAAGGTCACCGTCACCACTCCGAAGATCGTCGCCATTGACGACGCCGGTTCGGTGACGTTTACCCAGGTGGCAGTGTCCACCGTGAAGGACGCCCTCGCTGCACAAGGGATCACGTTGGGTAAACATGATCGGGTGTCCCCCGCCCTGAACTCGCCGGTGACGGACAACCTGGACATCACGATCGATCGCGTGACCATCGAGGAAACGACGGAGAAGGTGACCGTCGAGTCCCCGGTGGAGTACGTTGACGATCCCGAGGCCGAGGCCGGCACCGAGAGCGTCGTTTCTCAGGGTAAGGACGGCGAGACTGAGGTGCGCACGCGAGTGACCACCGTCAACGGCGTGGAGGAGTCTTCGGAGGTCGTCGAGGAGAAGGTCATCACCAAGCCCACGGTGACTACCATCGCCCGGGGCACGAAGCCGTCGGTGTCCTTGTCCGCTCCTTCCATCGGTAGCGGGTCCGTGTGGGATTCCATCGCTCAGTGCGAGTCCGGCGGTAACTGGGGCATCGACACCGGTAACGGTTACTCCGGCGGCCTGCAATTCGCCCCGTCGACGTGGCTGGGCTACGGCGGTGGGCAGTACGCGCCGACGGCGGCCCAGGCGTCGCGTGAGCAGCAGATCGACATCGCACAGCGCGTGCAGGCCGCCCAGGGCTGGGGTGCGTGGCCGGCCTGCACCGCGAAGCTGGGGATCCGTTAG